The sequence GGACACCGGCTTCGTCGTCCCGGCCGCGAAGCGGGACCGCTTCACCAGCTACTACCGGACCGACGAGTCCGGTGGCCTGGAAGTGGCCGACGGGCCGGACGGCCAGTGGAGCAGCATGCCGCCCTTCCCGTCCGGCGCCGGCGGGCTGGCCTCGACGGCCGACGACTGGCTGGCGTTCGGCCGGATGCTGCTCGCCGAGGGCGCCACCGCGGACGGTCGGCGGCTGCTGTCGGCGCAGTCGGTGCGGCTGATGACGGCGGACCACCTCACCGGGGCGCAGCGCGCGGCGAGCCGGCTCTTCCTGGAGGGGCAGGGCTGGGGCTTCGGCGGTTGCGTGGACGTCGAGCCCCTCGACCCGTGGAACGTCCCTGGTCGCTACGGCTGGGTCGGCGGCACGGGTACGTCGGCGCATGTCGTGCCCGCGACCGGCTCGGTCCACATCCTGCTGACCCAGCTCGCGGCGACGAGCCCGGTGCCCGCGCGGCAGCTACGGGACTTCTGGCGGTACGCGGCGGGCGCGTGAGCGGTGCACGGCACCGCTCGTGACCGATACACGGCAGGCGCGTGAGGAGCACGGGATGACGCGACGGCGCTGATTTCGCCGCCACGGACACGTTTGCTCGGCGCTTCGTCGCGGCAGATCTCAGGCATGCCTCCGGACTCGCACCCCAGCCCCTTTACCCGGCCGGTGATCAAACGTACGGCCCGCGCGATCATCCTCGACGGCGACCGGCTTGTGCTGATCAAGCGGACCAAACCCGGCATCGCTCCGTACTGGGTCACGCCCGGCGGCGGTGTCGAGGAGGAGGACGCCGGGGTGCTCGCCGCCCTGCACCGCGAGATCGACGAGGAACTGGGCGGCAAGATCACCGACGCGGTACCCGCCTTCGTCGACACCGTCGAGCACATCGCGGACGACGGGTCGCACGGCGTGAAGGTGCAGTACTTCTTCGCCTGCCGGCTGGAGTCGATGGACCTCGACCAGCGGCACGGCCCGGAGATCGACGCACCGTGCGGCAGCTACGAGGTGGTGCGGGTGCCCTTCACCCGGATGGGACTCGCCTCCGTGGAGATCGTGCCGCTGACCCTTCGGCACTACCTGGACGCGAACATCGAAGGGGTGCTCGGGCTGCTCGGCCCCGACCTGAGCTGATCCGACCGGCCCCGCCGCTCCACGGGCCGCTCAGGCGTCCGCGACCAGGGCGTACGCCTCACGCAGGTCGTCCCCGGCATACGCATGGGTGGCCAGGCCGCTGACATGGTCGTCGCCGTTGACCGCGACCGACACCGGGACCACGCCGAACAGCGCGGTGTCCGACAGCGAGTCGCCGTAGGCCACGCAGTCGGCGCGGCCGACCCCGTAGCGGGCGCACAGTTCGTCGGCGATGGTCACCTTGGACTCGGGCATCAGGATGCCGGACGGATCGAGGGCGGCTCCGGGCGCGAAGGGGAACGCGGGAAAGACCGAGGCGCGGGCGTCGTGGACACCCCACGTGCGCAGCCGTGTCACGAAGAAGTCAGGGGAGAGCGAGATCACCGCGCAGTGCTCGCCTCGCGCGGTGATGTCGGCCCACACCTCGCGAATCCCACTCAGCCAGGGCGCACTCGTGAAAGCGCCGGCCACGTGGCGCTCGGTGAGCGCGGACCACATCCGGTACGCGCGCCGCGCGTATACGTACGAGTCGATCTCGCCGCCGGACAGTGCTCTGTCCAGCTCCCGGAACTCGGCGACCATGCCGATCTGCCGGGAGATCTCCATTGCGGCGGACGTACCGGGCATCAGCGTGCCGTCCATGTCGAAGATGTGCAGTCGCGCCATCCTGTCCCCCTCCTTCATGCGCGGCCGACCAGGTCCGGCCCTCATGCCGACGCACCCCCGCGTCGACAGGCTCCGCCCGTTCGCCCGTTCGCTCACTGGTCTACTCCGCCAGTGTTCCACGTGGAACACTCCGCGCGACCAACTCCGACCCTCACATAGGTCCGCCAGCAAACAATCCCGTAGCGGAACTATTTTGCTACCCTCGACCCATGACCGTCGAGACCACGCCCGCACCCGCGACGACCACCGACGTCTCCTTCCTGCTCCACCACACCGCCCACGTACTGGCCACACAGATGGCGGCCGCCCTGGGGGAGATCGGCATGTCACCGCGCGCACACTGCGTACTCGCGCATGCCGCCCAGGCCGAGCGGACCCAGGCCCAGATCGCCGAACTCTCCGACCTGGACAAGACCACGATGGTGGTCACCGTCGACCAACTGGAACGGGACGGCCTGGCCGAGCGCGTGCCCTCGGCGTACGACCGCCGGGCCCGGATCATCAAGGTCACACCGAAGGGCGAGCAGGTCGTGACGACCGGCCAGGACATCGTCGACCGGGTGCACGGCGACGTGCTCGGCGCACTGCCCGAGGAGGAGCGGGCAGCGTTCGTCTCCGCGCTGAACCGGCTCGCCGGTGGCCACCTGGCCACCCCCGCCGACTCCCCGGAAGGCGGCCAGGGGGTGCGCAGGCCGCGCCAGTCGCGCAAGTGAGGCGCCCCGCAACAGGCGCCACCAAGCCTCGGCGATAGACCCGTAAAAGATAGTCTCCAACAAAACCATCTGCTACGGTCACTCTTGGCATACCGATCCGCCAGGAGGCGACCCCATGTCTGTCCCCGATTCACCGGACTCCCAGGCCGTCAGGTCGCGCGCGGCCGCGCTCGCGGTCCTCAGCGCGGGCACCTTGATGATCATCCTCGACGGCACCATCGTGAACGTGGCCCTGCCGTCCATCCAGCACGACCTCGGCTTCTCCCAGGCCAATCTGGCGTGGGTGGTGAACGCGTATCTGATCGCCTTCGCCGGTCTGCTGCTGCTCTCCGGCCGGATCGGCGACCTGCTCGGCCGGCGCCGGGTCCTGGTGACGGGGCTCGCCGCCTTCACCGTCGCGTCGTTCCTGTGCGGCATCGCGGACTCCGCGGGCCTGCTGATCGCCGCCCGCTTCGTGCAGGGCGCGGCCGGTGCGATGGTCTCGGCTGTCGCGCTCGGCATGGTGCTCGCCCTCTACCCCGACCCGCACGGCCGGGCCCGGGCGATGGGCATCTACAGCTTCACCCAGTCCGCGGGCGGTGTCCTCGGTCTCCTCGCCGGCGGCATCCTCACCCAGGCGATCAACTGGCACTGGATCTTCTTCGTCAACCTGCCGATCGGCCTCGCCGCGGCCCTGCTGAGCCTGCGCCTGCTGCCCGACGACCGCCCCTCCCGCACCGGCCGTGACCAGGCCGACCGGACCGCCGGGACCGGCACCGGCACCGGCACCGCCCGCGGCGGATTGCGCGGTACCGACGCACCGGGCGCGGTACTGGTCACCGCCGCCCTGATGCTCGGCGTCTACACCATCGTCAAGACCACCGACCGCGGCTGGACTTCGGCACCCACCGCCGGGTTCGGCGCGGCCTCCCTCGCCCTGCTCGCCGCCTTCCTGGTCCGCCAGGCCCGTGCCGCGCAGCCGCTGATGCCACTGCGGATCTTCCGGTCCCGGATCGTCGCCGGTGCCAACGCGGTCCAGGTACTGGTGGTCGCGGGCGGGTTCGGCTTCCAGTTCATGACCTCGCTCTACCTCCAGCACGTCTTGGGCTACGACCCGCTGGAGATCGGGCTGTCACTGGCGCCCACCGGGGTGGCGATCGGCGTGATGTCGCTGGTCCTGTCCGCCCGGCTGGGAGCCCGCTTCGGGCAGCGGGCGGTGCTCCTGCCGAGCCTGGTGCTCTTCGCGGGCGCCTTCCTGCTGCTGGCCCGCACACCGTCGGGCGGCCCCGGCAGCCACGCCTCGTACGTGGCCGACATCCTGCCGCCGATCCTGCTGATGGGGGTCGCGTTCGGGCTGGTCATGCCCTCGCTGCTGACGCTCGGCATGGCCGAGGCGGGACCGGCCGACTCCGGCCTGGTGTCAGGGGTGTTCAACACCGCGCAGCAGATCGGCGGCGCGCTGGGACTGGCGACGCTGGCGTCGATCGCCGGCACTCGCACCGAACACCGGCTGGCCGCCGGCCGGACCGCGACCACGGCGCTCGCCGACGGCTACCACCTGGCCTTCGTCGTGGCGGCGGGACTGCTCGCCGCCGCGGCCGTCCTCGCCGGGGTGCTGCTGCGCACCCCGGCGGGACAGGCGCCGGCCGGACTGAGCCCGACCGGCACGGCGGGCCCGGATGAGCTGGGCGTCAACTCCAGCCGGGGAAGCCGCCCGGCACCGGGGCCTGCTGGTCGTAAGGCTCGCGTGTGAACACGAAGGAGCCCAGGTCGAGATGGCTGAGCGTGCCGTCGTCCCGGCGCACCGCCCGTAGCGTCTCGCCCGCGTAGTAGCCCGTACGTCCGGTCCAGGTGCCGTCATGTTCCACGTGGAACCGTGTGCCACGGCCCTGGCCGGTCAACGGCTTCAGCTCCACCTCACCCGACGCCAGCACCAGCAGCCCGTACCCATGAGTGCCCCAGTACCAGGCGCCCGCCAGGTCGAGCAGCGCCGGATCAAGAGCGTCGGCGGGCCGCCAGGGCGCGGGGAAAGCGGGTTCGGCGTCGGCGCTGATCGCCAGCAGGTCGGCCGCGAGGCCGCCCACCCTGGGTCCCGAGGTGGAGTTGGCCAGGGCGACCGCTCCGAGCCGGTCCTCGACGCTCACCCACACCGTCGCCAGGAAGCCCGGCATCGAACCGGTGTGGCCGATCAGAGTACGGCCGTGGTGCCGTGTGATCTGGATGCCGAGGCCGTAACCCGCGCCCGGCTCGTCCGCCTCGGCGGGCGCGGCCGGCTCGCGCATGTACGCCACGGTCTCCTCGGCCAACACCTCTGGATGACCGCCGGCCAGGAAGGTCGCCCACCGCGCGAGGTCGTCGACCGTCGACCACAGCTCACCGGCCGGCGCCATCACACCCGTCTCCTGCACCGCCTCGGGCACCATCACATCGGCCCACGGGTGGACGGCGAAACCGCCCGCGGCGGGCTGCCTCGGCAGCAGGCTGGTCCTGACCATCCCGAGCGGGTCCAGCACCTCCTCCTGGAGCGCGTCACCCCATGGCTTGCCGCGCAGCCGGGCCACCACTGCACCCAGCAGGGCGAAGCCGGGGTTGGAGTAGTGGTGCCGGCGCCCCGCCGGGTGCTTGACCGGTGCGGTACCGAGTACATCCGCCAGTTCGGGCCGCAGGTCGCCCGGAGTGCGCTCCCACCACGGCCCCGGCGTCTCGGAGGCGATACCCGAGGTGTGCGCCAGCAGTTGACCGATCGTCACCCCGCCCACCGACGTGCCGGGCAGGTGCTCCTCCAGCGGATCGGTGAGCGCCAGCCGGCCCTCGTCGCGCAACCGCATCACCAGCACCGCGACAAAGGTCTTGGTCAACGACCCGATCCGGTACTGCGTGTCGCTGTCGGGGGCATGCCCCTCGATCATGCTGCGCGACCCGCTCCACACCAGCGTTCCGTCCCGCACCACCCCGCCGACCAGCGACGGTGTGCGGCCCCTGGCCTGCTCCACCGCCACCCGGTGCATCAGCGCCCGGGTCGTGGCGGGCAGCAGTCCCCCGTCGTACGCCTGAGGAGAGTCGTTCGTCGTCACACGTCCCCTGCCCTTCTGCCGGGTCCCTTGCCCGGCGCCGTCACGGACGGGGAGCGGCGCCCGCCGCCGGTCGTACCGCCACCGCGCATGACCGCGACCAGCGACACCACCGCCGGCGGGCGCCGCTACTCGCCCGCGTCCTGCTTGCGTATCCCGGCCGCGCCGAAGCGCACCGAGATGATCGACATCCGCATCGACCGTACCCCCGGGATGCGGTGCGAGAACGGGGCGATCGCATACAGGCCCCGGCCGCGTCCCAGCCGCAGGCTGCGCACCTGCGTGATCAGCGGAGACGCCGCCGCGACCTTGGGGTACTCCCGGTAGTCCATCCCCCACTCCCAGCGCGGCGCCCGATATCTGCCGTCCCGCGCATCCAGCCTGCCCGCCTGGTTCTGTGCGACCTGGGCCCGCGGCAGCGCGTCGAAGAGGAACCACCCGCCGGGGAACCGCTCCGCGCACGCGGCGATCAGCCCCTTCGCATCGCGTTCCGGCAGATACATCAGCAGCCCCTGCGCGGTGACGAGAACGCCCTTCGCCACATCGGCCGCGGTGATCTCGTCCATCCACTCCAGGTCGAGCGCGGACCGGGCCACGGTGCGGCGGCGTGGCGGATCGTCGGGGAGCAGGGCGGTGCGTACCGCGACGGTCTCCGGAAGATCGACGGTCAGCCAGCGCACTCGGCCGTCGTCCACCCGCCAGAACTGCGTCTCCAGGCCCTCGCCGAGCGCGACGACGGTGCCACCCGGGTGCTCGGCGACGAACCGGCGCACCTCGTCGTCGAAGGCGCGCACCCGCAGCGCGTGCCACTGCGCCATCACCGCGCTGCCGAAGCGGTCGAAGGGGTAGTCGATCCGGTCCACCAGGTCCACCGCGTAGGGGTCGTCCAGCAGCCGGTTCCCCGGTGGTCGACGGGCCTCGGCGGCGCGATGGGCCAGGTTCCACAGCAGCGTCGCCGGCACGCCGTCCAACTCGACCTTGATCCGGCCGGCGCCTTGCCCGGCGAAAGCGCCGTGCACCTCGCCCGCCGGCTCGCCCGTCACCTCGCCCGCCGGCTCGTCGCCGCCCGTCCCGCCACCGTCCGCGGCACCACCGCTCGCTTCATCCCCGTCGCCCATGGCGCCAGCCTCTCATCCCCCCGCGTCGCCGCCACGTCAACTACCGGGCAAATCAAGCAGTTTCCCCCGGTCGGACTTGTCAGAAAGGTTGACACCCCCCATGGGCGAGCGTGACCATCACGTCGGTCAGAGAGCGCTCTCACACCACTGCTCTCTCCCTCCGCACCATCTGTCGGTCCCCCCAACACGCAAGCCCCCACCCGACATACAGGAGTACACATGAGGGTCACCCCACAAGGGCTCTCCAACCCAGGCCGTAAACGTTTCCGACGATCCCCGCAGGGAATCATCCTCCTCGCCTTGGTGCTCATCGCCTCGGCATACCTCTCGCTGAACCCGACCACGTCCCACGCCGCCGCACCGCAGTTGCTCTCCCAGGGCAAGGCGGCCACCGCCTCCTCGGTCCAGGACGCCTTCACCGCAGGCGCGGCGGTGGACGGGGACACCGGGACCCGCTGGTCCAGCGCCACGTCCGATCCGCAGTGGCTCCAGGTCGACCTCGGCTCCAGCCAGCCGATCACCCAGGTGGTGCTCAACTGGGAGACCGCCTACGGGAAGTCGTTCAAGATCCAGACCTCGGAGAACGGCACGAGCTGGACCGACATCTACTCCACCACCACCGGCACCGGCGGCGTCCAGACCCTCAACGTGACGGGCACCGGCCGCTACGTACGGATGTACGGCACCGAGCGCGGCACCCAATGGGGCTACTCACTCTGGGAGTTCCAGGTCTACGGAGGATCGGGCGGCGGAAGCACCCCGCCGGCGACGTGCGGTGACACCAACGCGGCGCTCGGCAAGCCGTCCAGCGCCTCGTCGACCGAGAACGACGGCACCCCCGCGGCCGCGGCCTTCGACGGGAACGCGGGCACCCGCTGGTCGAGCGCGGCCTCCGACCCCCAGTGGATACAGGTCGACCTCGGCTCCTCGCAGAGCATCTGCGGCGCCCAGCTGACCTGGGAGACGGCGTACGCCACGGCGTACCAGATCCAGCTCTCCGACGATGGTTCCACGTGGAACACGGTGTACTCCACGACATCCGGGGCCGGCGGGACGGAGAACCTCTCCTTCACCGGCACCGGACGCTATGTGCGGATGTACGGCACCCAGCGGGCCACCCAGTACGGCTACTCGCTCTGGGAGTTCACCGTCCTCACCCCGGGCGGCACCGGCACCCCGCCGACCGGCGGCGACGGTGACTGCCCCTGGGTCGGTTCGACGGCGCCGGTCGCGGACCGCGTGACGCAGGTGATGGCGCAGATGACGAACGCCGAGAAGGTGTCGATCCTGCACGGCAACAACAACGCCTCGCCGTACATCGGCAACATCAACGGCATCCCGTCGCTGTGCATCCCCGCTCTCGGGCTCCAGGACGGCCCGCACGGGGTGGGAGACGGGCTCGGCGGGGTCACCCAGATGCCCTCGGCGAACGCCTCGGCGGCCACCTGGGACACCGCGCTCGAGCAGCAGTACGGTGCCGCGATCGGCGCCGAGTTCGCCGGCAAGGGCGCGCAGGTGGCGCTCGGCCCGACGCTGAACATCGTCCGCGACCCGCGCTGGGGCCGTGCCTTCGAGACGTTCGGCGAGGACCCGTACCTCAACGGGCAGATGGCCGCCGCCGATATCAAGGGCATCCAGAGCCAGGGCGTGATGGCCGAGATGAAGCATGTCGCCGTCTACAACATCGAGAACCCGGCAGGCACGGTCATCGTCGACAACCGCACCCTTCAGGAGCTCTACCTGCCCGCCTTCCAGGCGGCGGTCGAGCAGGGTTCGCCGGCGGCGGCCATGTGCGCGTACAGCGTGGTCAACAATGTGCCCGCCTGCCAGAACCCCGCACTGATGAACGTCGGCCTCTACCAGCAGGCGAACTTCGGCGGCTTCATCACGAGCGACTGGGGTGGCACGCACTCGACGCAGGACTCCGCCAACGCGGGGCTGACGGTGGAGATGCCCAACGGGTACTTCTACGCCGACTTCCTCGCCCAGGCGGTGGCCGACGGCACCGTCAGCCAGGCCACGCTGGACACCATGGCCAGCCGGCTGCTCACCCAGTACTTCGCGTTCGGCCTCTTCGACAAGGCGCCCAGCGGCTCGACCGGCGCCACCGTCACCACCCCCGCCCACCAGCAGGTCGCCCTCCAGGGCGCTGAGGAGGGCGCGGTGCTGCTGAAGAACAACGGCATCCTGCCGCTGTCCACGTCCACCACCAAGTCGATCGCGGTGATCGGCTGGGACGGCGGTGCCGGTGTGCAGACCATCGGCGGCGGCAGCGGCACCACGACCAGCTCTGGCACGGTCTGGCCGATCACCGGCATGCAGAACCGGGTCGCGGGCACCGGCACCACTGTCCAGTACAACGACGCGACCGACCTCAACTCGGCGGTCACGCTGGCCCGCAGCTCGGATGTGGCGATCGTCTACGCGTCCGACAACTACGGAAACGAGGAGCACGACACCACGACGCTCGACCTGCCGGCCAACGGGGGCAGCTCGGTCAGCGACAACGACATGATCGCTCAGGTGGCCGCGGCCAACCCGAACACGATCGTGGTGCTCAACAACAACTCGGCGATCAACATGCCGTGGCTCAACCAGGTGGCGGGCGTCTTCGAGGGCTTCTACCCGGGCCAGGAGATCGGCACGGCGATGGCGGCGCTGATCTTCGGCGACGTCAACCCCTCCGGCAAGCTGCCGGTGACCTTCCCGAAGTCGCTCGCCGACGTGCCCGCGAACACGGCCGCGCAGTGGCCCGGCACCAACGGGCAGGTGCAGTACAGCGAGGGTCTGGACGTCGGGTACCGGTGGTACGACGCGAAGAACATCACCCCGCTCTTCCCGTTCGGCTTCGGCCTGTCGTACACCACCTTCGGTTTCAGCAATCTCCAGGTAGGAGCGCTGAGCGGGGGGACGGCGACCGTGCACGCCACGGTCACCAACACCGGGTCGCGGGCCGGCAGCGAGGTCGCGCAGCTCTACGTCGGGGACCCGGCGTCCACCGGTGAGCCCGTGCACCAGTTGCGCGGCTATCAGCGCGTCACGCTCGACCCGGGCCAGTCGCAGACGGTGACCTTCACCGTCAGCACCCACGACCTGGCCTACTGGAACACCTCGAACAGCGACTGGACGACCGCGGCCGGCGACTACCAGATCCTGGTGGGCGACTCCTCGCGGAACCTGCCGCTGACCGGCACGCTCGACGTGCCGACCACCGTCAACGGCAACCTGGCCGCGACCGTCACCCCGAAGGCAGCCGTCTCCGGGCCGGCCGCGACCGCCGCGCCGCTCTCCGTGCCCAACCCGTACGGCATGAGCAGCCCGGTGCACAAGCAGGTCGACTGGACGTACGACAAGAACGCCAAGGGCGTCAGCTACACCGCGACCGGGCTGCCGCCGGGCATCTCGCTCTCGGCCGGAGGCACCTTCACCGGCGCGGCCGACAAGGCCGGCACCTGGACGGTGACGGTCACCGGCCGGAACGCGGCGGGCTCCCAGGGCTCCGAGACGTTCGTCTGGACGGCCACCTGACGGCAGCCTGAACCTGCCGGAACGGCACCCCCGCGACCCGCTCGGGCCGCGGGGGTGCCCTCGCTTCAGCTCATCCGCGCCCGTACGTCGGTGGACAGCTTGTCCAGCAGTCCGACCAGCAGTGCGCTTTCCTGCGG comes from Streptomyces sp. NBC_00448 and encodes:
- a CDS encoding NUDIX hydrolase; this encodes MPPDSHPSPFTRPVIKRTARAIILDGDRLVLIKRTKPGIAPYWVTPGGGVEEEDAGVLAALHREIDEELGGKITDAVPAFVDTVEHIADDGSHGVKVQYFFACRLESMDLDQRHGPEIDAPCGSYEVVRVPFTRMGLASVEIVPLTLRHYLDANIEGVLGLLGPDLS
- a CDS encoding class I SAM-dependent methyltransferase, translated to MGDGDEASGGAADGGGTGGDEPAGEVTGEPAGEVHGAFAGQGAGRIKVELDGVPATLLWNLAHRAAEARRPPGNRLLDDPYAVDLVDRIDYPFDRFGSAVMAQWHALRVRAFDDEVRRFVAEHPGGTVVALGEGLETQFWRVDDGRVRWLTVDLPETVAVRTALLPDDPPRRRTVARSALDLEWMDEITAADVAKGVLVTAQGLLMYLPERDAKGLIAACAERFPGGWFLFDALPRAQVAQNQAGRLDARDGRYRAPRWEWGMDYREYPKVAAASPLITQVRSLRLGRGRGLYAIAPFSHRIPGVRSMRMSIISVRFGAAGIRKQDAGE
- a CDS encoding HAD family hydrolase, whose protein sequence is MARLHIFDMDGTLMPGTSAAMEISRQIGMVAEFRELDRALSGGEIDSYVYARRAYRMWSALTERHVAGAFTSAPWLSGIREVWADITARGEHCAVISLSPDFFVTRLRTWGVHDARASVFPAFPFAPGAALDPSGILMPESKVTIADELCARYGVGRADCVAYGDSLSDTALFGVVPVSVAVNGDDHVSGLATHAYAGDDLREAYALVADA
- a CDS encoding MFS transporter, which encodes MSVPDSPDSQAVRSRAAALAVLSAGTLMIILDGTIVNVALPSIQHDLGFSQANLAWVVNAYLIAFAGLLLLSGRIGDLLGRRRVLVTGLAAFTVASFLCGIADSAGLLIAARFVQGAAGAMVSAVALGMVLALYPDPHGRARAMGIYSFTQSAGGVLGLLAGGILTQAINWHWIFFVNLPIGLAAALLSLRLLPDDRPSRTGRDQADRTAGTGTGTGTARGGLRGTDAPGAVLVTAALMLGVYTIVKTTDRGWTSAPTAGFGAASLALLAAFLVRQARAAQPLMPLRIFRSRIVAGANAVQVLVVAGGFGFQFMTSLYLQHVLGYDPLEIGLSLAPTGVAIGVMSLVLSARLGARFGQRAVLLPSLVLFAGAFLLLARTPSGGPGSHASYVADILPPILLMGVAFGLVMPSLLTLGMAEAGPADSGLVSGVFNTAQQIGGALGLATLASIAGTRTEHRLAAGRTATTALADGYHLAFVVAAGLLAAAAVLAGVLLRTPAGQAPAGLSPTGTAGPDELGVNSSRGSRPAPGPAGRKARV
- a CDS encoding discoidin domain-containing protein, which gives rise to MRVTPQGLSNPGRKRFRRSPQGIILLALVLIASAYLSLNPTTSHAAAPQLLSQGKAATASSVQDAFTAGAAVDGDTGTRWSSATSDPQWLQVDLGSSQPITQVVLNWETAYGKSFKIQTSENGTSWTDIYSTTTGTGGVQTLNVTGTGRYVRMYGTERGTQWGYSLWEFQVYGGSGGGSTPPATCGDTNAALGKPSSASSTENDGTPAAAAFDGNAGTRWSSAASDPQWIQVDLGSSQSICGAQLTWETAYATAYQIQLSDDGSTWNTVYSTTSGAGGTENLSFTGTGRYVRMYGTQRATQYGYSLWEFTVLTPGGTGTPPTGGDGDCPWVGSTAPVADRVTQVMAQMTNAEKVSILHGNNNASPYIGNINGIPSLCIPALGLQDGPHGVGDGLGGVTQMPSANASAATWDTALEQQYGAAIGAEFAGKGAQVALGPTLNIVRDPRWGRAFETFGEDPYLNGQMAAADIKGIQSQGVMAEMKHVAVYNIENPAGTVIVDNRTLQELYLPAFQAAVEQGSPAAAMCAYSVVNNVPACQNPALMNVGLYQQANFGGFITSDWGGTHSTQDSANAGLTVEMPNGYFYADFLAQAVADGTVSQATLDTMASRLLTQYFAFGLFDKAPSGSTGATVTTPAHQQVALQGAEEGAVLLKNNGILPLSTSTTKSIAVIGWDGGAGVQTIGGGSGTTTSSGTVWPITGMQNRVAGTGTTVQYNDATDLNSAVTLARSSDVAIVYASDNYGNEEHDTTTLDLPANGGSSVSDNDMIAQVAAANPNTIVVLNNNSAINMPWLNQVAGVFEGFYPGQEIGTAMAALIFGDVNPSGKLPVTFPKSLADVPANTAAQWPGTNGQVQYSEGLDVGYRWYDAKNITPLFPFGFGLSYTTFGFSNLQVGALSGGTATVHATVTNTGSRAGSEVAQLYVGDPASTGEPVHQLRGYQRVTLDPGQSQTVTFTVSTHDLAYWNTSNSDWTTAAGDYQILVGDSSRNLPLTGTLDVPTTVNGNLAATVTPKAAVSGPAATAAPLSVPNPYGMSSPVHKQVDWTYDKNAKGVSYTATGLPPGISLSAGGTFTGAADKAGTWTVTVTGRNAAGSQGSETFVWTAT
- a CDS encoding MarR family winged helix-turn-helix transcriptional regulator, which gives rise to MTVETTPAPATTTDVSFLLHHTAHVLATQMAAALGEIGMSPRAHCVLAHAAQAERTQAQIAELSDLDKTTMVVTVDQLERDGLAERVPSAYDRRARIIKVTPKGEQVVTTGQDIVDRVHGDVLGALPEEERAAFVSALNRLAGGHLATPADSPEGGQGVRRPRQSRK
- a CDS encoding serine hydrolase domain-containing protein yields the protein MHRVAVEQARGRTPSLVGGVVRDGTLVWSGSRSMIEGHAPDSDTQYRIGSLTKTFVAVLVMRLRDEGRLALTDPLEEHLPGTSVGGVTIGQLLAHTSGIASETPGPWWERTPGDLRPELADVLGTAPVKHPAGRRHHYSNPGFALLGAVVARLRGKPWGDALQEEVLDPLGMVRTSLLPRQPAAGGFAVHPWADVMVPEAVQETGVMAPAGELWSTVDDLARWATFLAGGHPEVLAEETVAYMREPAAPAEADEPGAGYGLGIQITRHHGRTLIGHTGSMPGFLATVWVSVEDRLGAVALANSTSGPRVGGLAADLLAISADAEPAFPAPWRPADALDPALLDLAGAWYWGTHGYGLLVLASGEVELKPLTGQGRGTRFHVEHDGTWTGRTGYYAGETLRAVRRDDGTLSHLDLGSFVFTREPYDQQAPVPGGFPGWS